One window from the genome of Glycine soja cultivar W05 chromosome 12, ASM419377v2, whole genome shotgun sequence encodes:
- the LOC114379296 gene encoding protein transport protein Sec61 subunit beta-like, whose translation MARGASQSQSTASHATTRPGVMAPRGTAAATAGMRRRRLGGGTSSASVSGGSGAGGSNMLRFYTDDAPGLKISPTVVLVMSLCFIGFVTALHVFGKLYRYRSSGATV comes from the coding sequence ATGGCGAGAGGCGCCTCTCAATCTCAATCCACAGCGTCCCACGCCACCACGCGACCGGGCGTGATGGCTCCTCGCGGCACCGCTGCCGCCACTGCCGGCATGCGCCGTCGCCGCCTCGGCGGAGGAACCAGCTCCGCCTCGGTCAGCGGCGGCTCCGGCGCCGGCGGAAGCAATATGCTGCGGTTCTACACCGACGACGCCCCCGGCCTCAAGATCTCGCCGACGGTGGTGCTCGTCATGAGCCTCTGCTTCATCGGCTTCGTCACCGCGCTCCACGTGTTCGGCAAGCTCTACCGCTATCGTTCCTCCGGCGCCACTGTTTGA
- the LOC114379269 gene encoding MLO-like protein 6 isoform X1 — MAGGSGGRNLEETPTWAVSAVCFVLILISITIEHIIHLIGKWLKKKHRRALYESLEKIKSELMLLGFISLLLTVGQGPISRICISEKVAGTWHPCDDSSNHESDSEESENRTNSRRLLAAFYGSDDVNPRRVLAGGGADKCPEGKVPFVSSDGIHQLHIFIFVLAVFHVLYCIFTMALGRAKMKRWKRWEEETKTTEYQFSHDPERFRFARETSFGRRHLSFWTKNPVLIWIVCFFRQFVRSVPNVDYLTLRHGFIMAHLAPQSHSKFDFRKYIKRSLDEDFKVVVGISPPFWFFAVLFLLLNTHGWYSYLWLPFIPLIIILLVGTKLQVIITEMGLKIQQRGEVLKGVPLVQPGDHLFWFNRPGLILYLINFVLFQNAFQLAFFAWSALQFGIKSCFHSHTEDVVIRITMGVLIQILCSYVTLPLYALVTQMGSTMKPTIFNERVALGLRNWHQTAKKHIRQNRVGPLSLSGTPTSSRPTTPSHNLSPVHLFRYYRSEIDSFPTSPQRSNLDDNNMDSPSPSYSHHELEMGHLSQQQQQQQQQTTTNDNTTTHHEIVVAVHSKEFSFDKRPTSSNT, encoded by the exons ATGGCAGGAGGAAGCGGAGGAAGAAACTTGGAGGAAACGCCAACATGGGCTGTCTCCgctgtttgttttgttttgatcttAATCTCTATAACCATCGAGCACATCATCCATCTCATAGGAAAG TGGCTGAAGAAGAAGCACAGAAGAGCTCTGTACGAATCACTTGAAAAGATCAAATCAG AGCTTATGTTATTGGGGTTCATATCGTTGCTTCTAACGGTAGGACAAGGTCCAATATCAAGAATATGCATATCAGAAAAAGTTGCAGGGACATGGCATCCCTGCGACGATAGTAGCAACCATGAGTCAGATAGTGAAGAATCAGAAAACAGAACCAATAGCCGCAGATTATTAGCGGCGTTCTATGGTTCAGACGACGTAAATCCACGACGTGTTTTGGCGGGAGGAGGAGCCGACAAATGTCCCGAG GGTAAAGTCCCGTTTGTGTCATCGGATGGCATTCATCAACTCCATATATTTATCTTCGTGCTGGCTGTTTTTCATGTCCTTTACTGCATTTTCACTATGGCCCTGGGCAGAGCAAAG ATGAAAAGGTGGAAGCGATGGGAAGAGGAAACCAAGACAACTGAGTACCAATTTTCACACG ATCCTGAGAGATTCAGATTTGCGAGGGAGACATCTTTTGGAAGAAGGCATTTGAGTTTCTGGACCAAAAATCCTGTCCTCATTTGGATT gtttgtttctttaggcAATTTGTGCGGTCAGTTCCAAATGTGGATTACTTGACCTTAAGACATGGATTTATAATG GCACACTTGGCTCCTCAAAGTCACTCGAAATTTGATTTTCGGAAATATATAAAACGATCACTGGACGAGGATTTCAAAGTCGTAGTTGGAATCAG tCCTCCATTCTGGTTCTTCGCAGTGCTGTTTCTCCTCTTAAACACTCATG GGTGGTACTCTTATCTGTGGCTGCCATTCATTCCTTTGATT ATAATCTTGTTAGTGGGAACCAAGCTTCAAGTGATCATAACTGAGATGGGTCTAAAAATTCAACAAAGAGGAGAGGTCCTTAAGGGTGTGCCCTTGGTACAGCCAGGGGATCATTTGTTCTGGTTTAACCGACCAGGCCTTATTCTTTACCTTATCAATTTTGTGCTCTTTCAG AATGCTTTTCAGCTGGCTTTCTTCGCATGGTCTGCA CTTCAATTTGGTATTAAATCCTGTTTCCATTCGCATACGGAGGATGTAGTGATCAGAATCACAATGGG GGTCCTTATTCAAATCCTCTGCAGCTACGTTACTCTTCCTCTCTATGCTCTAGTGACACAG ATGGGTTCGACAATGAAACCAACGATATTCAACGAACGAGTAGCGCTAGGGCTGCGGAATTGGCACCAGACGGCGAAGAAGCACATAAGACAGAACCGTGTGGGGCCGCTGTCGTTGTCGGGGACTCCGACGTCGAGCAGGCCCACAACCCCAAGCCATAACTTGTCGCCGGTGCACCTCTTCCGATACTACCGCTCTGAAATAGACAGCTTCCCCACGTCTCCGCAAAGGTCAAACTTGGACGATAATAATATGGATTCCCCTTCTCCTTCTTATTCGCACCATGAATTGGAAATGGGACACTTGtcacagcagcagcaacaacaacaacaacaaacaacaacCAATGATAACACCACCACACACCATGAGATTGTCGTGGCGGTGCACAGCAAGGAGTTTTCTTTTGATAAAAGACCTACGAGTAGTAATACGTAA
- the LOC114379269 gene encoding MLO-like protein 6 isoform X2, protein MAGGSGGRNLEETPTWAVSAVCFVLILISITIEHIIHLIGKWLKKKHRRALYESLEKIKSELMLLGFISLLLTVGQGPISRICISEKVAGTWHPCDDSSNHESDSEESENRTNSRRLLAAFYGSDDVNPRRVLAGGGADKCPEGKVPFVSSDGIHQLHIFIFVLAVFHVLYCIFTMALGRAKMKRWKRWEEETKTTEYQFSHDPERFRFARETSFGRRHLSFWTKNPVLIWIVCFFRQFVRSVPNVDYLTLRHGFIMAHLAPQSHSKFDFRKYIKRSLDEDFKVVVGISPPFWFFAVLFLLLNTHGWYSYLWLPFIPLIIILLVGTKLQVIITEMGLKIQQRGEVLKGVPLVQPGDHLFWFNRPGLILYLINFVLFQNAFQLAFFAWSALQFGIKSCFHSHTEDVVIRITMGYGPYSNPLQLRYSSSLCSSDTDGFDNETNDIQRTSSARAAELAPDGEEAHKTEPCGAAVVVGDSDVEQAHNPKP, encoded by the exons ATGGCAGGAGGAAGCGGAGGAAGAAACTTGGAGGAAACGCCAACATGGGCTGTCTCCgctgtttgttttgttttgatcttAATCTCTATAACCATCGAGCACATCATCCATCTCATAGGAAAG TGGCTGAAGAAGAAGCACAGAAGAGCTCTGTACGAATCACTTGAAAAGATCAAATCAG AGCTTATGTTATTGGGGTTCATATCGTTGCTTCTAACGGTAGGACAAGGTCCAATATCAAGAATATGCATATCAGAAAAAGTTGCAGGGACATGGCATCCCTGCGACGATAGTAGCAACCATGAGTCAGATAGTGAAGAATCAGAAAACAGAACCAATAGCCGCAGATTATTAGCGGCGTTCTATGGTTCAGACGACGTAAATCCACGACGTGTTTTGGCGGGAGGAGGAGCCGACAAATGTCCCGAG GGTAAAGTCCCGTTTGTGTCATCGGATGGCATTCATCAACTCCATATATTTATCTTCGTGCTGGCTGTTTTTCATGTCCTTTACTGCATTTTCACTATGGCCCTGGGCAGAGCAAAG ATGAAAAGGTGGAAGCGATGGGAAGAGGAAACCAAGACAACTGAGTACCAATTTTCACACG ATCCTGAGAGATTCAGATTTGCGAGGGAGACATCTTTTGGAAGAAGGCATTTGAGTTTCTGGACCAAAAATCCTGTCCTCATTTGGATT gtttgtttctttaggcAATTTGTGCGGTCAGTTCCAAATGTGGATTACTTGACCTTAAGACATGGATTTATAATG GCACACTTGGCTCCTCAAAGTCACTCGAAATTTGATTTTCGGAAATATATAAAACGATCACTGGACGAGGATTTCAAAGTCGTAGTTGGAATCAG tCCTCCATTCTGGTTCTTCGCAGTGCTGTTTCTCCTCTTAAACACTCATG GGTGGTACTCTTATCTGTGGCTGCCATTCATTCCTTTGATT ATAATCTTGTTAGTGGGAACCAAGCTTCAAGTGATCATAACTGAGATGGGTCTAAAAATTCAACAAAGAGGAGAGGTCCTTAAGGGTGTGCCCTTGGTACAGCCAGGGGATCATTTGTTCTGGTTTAACCGACCAGGCCTTATTCTTTACCTTATCAATTTTGTGCTCTTTCAG AATGCTTTTCAGCTGGCTTTCTTCGCATGGTCTGCA CTTCAATTTGGTATTAAATCCTGTTTCCATTCGCATACGGAGGATGTAGTGATCAGAATCACAATGGGGTAC GGTCCTTATTCAAATCCTCTGCAGCTACGTTACTCTTCCTCTCTATGCTCTAGTGACACAG ATGGGTTCGACAATGAAACCAACGATATTCAACGAACGAGTAGCGCTAGGGCTGCGGAATTGGCACCAGACGGCGAAGAAGCACATAAGACAGAACCGTGTGGGGCCGCTGTCGTTGTCGGGGACTCCGACGTCGAGCAGGCCCACAACCCCAAGCCATAA
- the LOC114379269 gene encoding MLO-like protein 6 isoform X3, whose protein sequence is MAGGSGGRNLEETPTWAVSAVCFVLILISITIEHIIHLIGKWLKKKHRRALYESLEKIKSELMLLGFISLLLTVGQGPISRICISEKVAGTWHPCDDSSNHESDSEESENRTNSRRLLAAFYGSDDVNPRRVLAGGGADKCPEGKVPFVSSDGIHQLHIFIFVLAVFHVLYCIFTMALGRAKMKRWKRWEEETKTTEYQFSHDPERFRFARETSFGRRHLSFWTKNPVLIWIVCFFRQFVRSVPNVDYLTLRHGFIMAHLAPQSHSKFDFRKYIKRSLDEDFKVVVGISPPFWFFAVLFLLLNTHGWYSYLWLPFIPLIIILLVGTKLQVIITEMGLKIQQRGEVLKGVPLVQPGDHLFWFNRPGLILYLINFVLFQNAFQLAFFAWSALQFGIKSCFHSHTEDVVIRITMGYGPYSNPLQLRYSSSLCSSDTDFVGGRNSNSN, encoded by the exons ATGGCAGGAGGAAGCGGAGGAAGAAACTTGGAGGAAACGCCAACATGGGCTGTCTCCgctgtttgttttgttttgatcttAATCTCTATAACCATCGAGCACATCATCCATCTCATAGGAAAG TGGCTGAAGAAGAAGCACAGAAGAGCTCTGTACGAATCACTTGAAAAGATCAAATCAG AGCTTATGTTATTGGGGTTCATATCGTTGCTTCTAACGGTAGGACAAGGTCCAATATCAAGAATATGCATATCAGAAAAAGTTGCAGGGACATGGCATCCCTGCGACGATAGTAGCAACCATGAGTCAGATAGTGAAGAATCAGAAAACAGAACCAATAGCCGCAGATTATTAGCGGCGTTCTATGGTTCAGACGACGTAAATCCACGACGTGTTTTGGCGGGAGGAGGAGCCGACAAATGTCCCGAG GGTAAAGTCCCGTTTGTGTCATCGGATGGCATTCATCAACTCCATATATTTATCTTCGTGCTGGCTGTTTTTCATGTCCTTTACTGCATTTTCACTATGGCCCTGGGCAGAGCAAAG ATGAAAAGGTGGAAGCGATGGGAAGAGGAAACCAAGACAACTGAGTACCAATTTTCACACG ATCCTGAGAGATTCAGATTTGCGAGGGAGACATCTTTTGGAAGAAGGCATTTGAGTTTCTGGACCAAAAATCCTGTCCTCATTTGGATT gtttgtttctttaggcAATTTGTGCGGTCAGTTCCAAATGTGGATTACTTGACCTTAAGACATGGATTTATAATG GCACACTTGGCTCCTCAAAGTCACTCGAAATTTGATTTTCGGAAATATATAAAACGATCACTGGACGAGGATTTCAAAGTCGTAGTTGGAATCAG tCCTCCATTCTGGTTCTTCGCAGTGCTGTTTCTCCTCTTAAACACTCATG GGTGGTACTCTTATCTGTGGCTGCCATTCATTCCTTTGATT ATAATCTTGTTAGTGGGAACCAAGCTTCAAGTGATCATAACTGAGATGGGTCTAAAAATTCAACAAAGAGGAGAGGTCCTTAAGGGTGTGCCCTTGGTACAGCCAGGGGATCATTTGTTCTGGTTTAACCGACCAGGCCTTATTCTTTACCTTATCAATTTTGTGCTCTTTCAG AATGCTTTTCAGCTGGCTTTCTTCGCATGGTCTGCA CTTCAATTTGGTATTAAATCCTGTTTCCATTCGCATACGGAGGATGTAGTGATCAGAATCACAATGGGGTAC GGTCCTTATTCAAATCCTCTGCAGCTACGTTACTCTTCCTCTCTATGCTCTAGTGACACAG ATTTTGTAGGCGGAAGAAACTCAAATTCGAACTGA
- the LOC114379269 gene encoding MLO-like protein 6 isoform X4 — MAGGSGGRNLEETPTWAVSAVCFVLILISITIEHIIHLIGKWLKKKHRRALYESLEKIKSELMLLGFISLLLTVGQGPISRICISEKVAGTWHPCDDSSNHESDSEESENRTNSRRLLAAFYGSDDVNPRRVLAGGGADKCPEGKVPFVSSDGIHQLHIFIFVLAVFHVLYCIFTMALGRAKMKRWKRWEEETKTTEYQFSHDPERFRFARETSFGRRHLSFWTKNPVLIWIVCFFRQFVRSVPNVDYLTLRHGFIMAHLAPQSHSKFDFRKYIKRSLDEDFKVVVGISPPFWFFAVLFLLLNTHGWYSYLWLPFIPLIIILLVGTKLQVIITEMGLKIQQRGEVLKGVPLVQPGDHLFWFNRPGLILYLINFVLFQNAFQLAFFAWSALQFGIKSCFHSHTEDVVIRITMGVLIQILCSYVTLPLYALVTQIL, encoded by the exons ATGGCAGGAGGAAGCGGAGGAAGAAACTTGGAGGAAACGCCAACATGGGCTGTCTCCgctgtttgttttgttttgatcttAATCTCTATAACCATCGAGCACATCATCCATCTCATAGGAAAG TGGCTGAAGAAGAAGCACAGAAGAGCTCTGTACGAATCACTTGAAAAGATCAAATCAG AGCTTATGTTATTGGGGTTCATATCGTTGCTTCTAACGGTAGGACAAGGTCCAATATCAAGAATATGCATATCAGAAAAAGTTGCAGGGACATGGCATCCCTGCGACGATAGTAGCAACCATGAGTCAGATAGTGAAGAATCAGAAAACAGAACCAATAGCCGCAGATTATTAGCGGCGTTCTATGGTTCAGACGACGTAAATCCACGACGTGTTTTGGCGGGAGGAGGAGCCGACAAATGTCCCGAG GGTAAAGTCCCGTTTGTGTCATCGGATGGCATTCATCAACTCCATATATTTATCTTCGTGCTGGCTGTTTTTCATGTCCTTTACTGCATTTTCACTATGGCCCTGGGCAGAGCAAAG ATGAAAAGGTGGAAGCGATGGGAAGAGGAAACCAAGACAACTGAGTACCAATTTTCACACG ATCCTGAGAGATTCAGATTTGCGAGGGAGACATCTTTTGGAAGAAGGCATTTGAGTTTCTGGACCAAAAATCCTGTCCTCATTTGGATT gtttgtttctttaggcAATTTGTGCGGTCAGTTCCAAATGTGGATTACTTGACCTTAAGACATGGATTTATAATG GCACACTTGGCTCCTCAAAGTCACTCGAAATTTGATTTTCGGAAATATATAAAACGATCACTGGACGAGGATTTCAAAGTCGTAGTTGGAATCAG tCCTCCATTCTGGTTCTTCGCAGTGCTGTTTCTCCTCTTAAACACTCATG GGTGGTACTCTTATCTGTGGCTGCCATTCATTCCTTTGATT ATAATCTTGTTAGTGGGAACCAAGCTTCAAGTGATCATAACTGAGATGGGTCTAAAAATTCAACAAAGAGGAGAGGTCCTTAAGGGTGTGCCCTTGGTACAGCCAGGGGATCATTTGTTCTGGTTTAACCGACCAGGCCTTATTCTTTACCTTATCAATTTTGTGCTCTTTCAG AATGCTTTTCAGCTGGCTTTCTTCGCATGGTCTGCA CTTCAATTTGGTATTAAATCCTGTTTCCATTCGCATACGGAGGATGTAGTGATCAGAATCACAATGGG GGTCCTTATTCAAATCCTCTGCAGCTACGTTACTCTTCCTCTCTATGCTCTAGTGACACAG ATTTTGTAG